DNA from Paludisphaera mucosa:
GGACGCGATCGACGCATGTGCGTTCGCCATGACGGTCTCCGAGGGTGCCAGGCTTCGAGCGGGGCGAGACGCGGCCGACGTCGCCAAGGTCTCCCAGGACATTCTAGCAGCCCAGGACGCCATTCACAGCAATCGCCCCCCGCCGCCCTCGCCCCCCGGTCACCGGCCGCATCTCGACGCCGAATGTTGACTTTGAAACCCAAGTTACTTACCATTAGGCCGGTTCCAAGGCCCTCCTGGAGTCTCGACGAGTCATGGCTACCGTGACTGAACTCATTTCGACGGAAGAGATTGCGGAAGCGAACGACTTGCTCTCCGGCGCCGCTCCGACGGAGATCTTGAAGTGGGGCGTCGAGCGGTACGGGTCGCGGCTGACGATGGCCACGGCGTTCGGGCCCGAGGGCTGTATCCTGATCCACATGCTGGCCGAGATCGGCGCCAACATCCGCCTCTTCAATCTCGACACCGGCTACCAGTTCCCCGAGACCCTGGCGTTGCGGGAGCAGTTGATCGCGCGGTACGGGCTCGAGATCGAGCTGGTGTCCGCCGAGAAGTCGCCGGCCGAATACGAGCGCGAGCACGGCGGGCCGTTGTACGTTTCCAACTCCGACCAGTGCTGCTATGATCGCAAGATCGTCCCTTTGCGGCGGGCGCTCGCCGGATACGAGGCCTGGATCACGGCCATCCGCGCCGACCAGTCCGCGGCGCGGGCGCAGGCCAAGACGATCGGCTGGGACGCCAAGTTCGGCCTGATGAAGGTCAACCCGCTCTTGAGGTGGACCCGTCGCGACGTCTGGGCGTTCATCGTCTCGAACAAGATCCCGTACAACCCGCTCCATGACCGGGGGTATCCCTCGGTCGGCTGTTTCCCCTGCACGAAGGCCGTGGGCGCCGGGGAAGACGAACGGGCCGGGCGTTGGGCCGGGCAGGCCAAGACCGAGTGCGGCCTGCATTCGCTCGACAGCAGCCAGCTCTGACGCCCCGCGACCGGCCGGCGGGCGCCCCGCGGCTCCGAGGTCCTGGGCCCGATGAAGGTATCCGCGAAAGCCGAGTACGCCTGCCTCGCCGTGCTGGCGCTCGCGCGCCAGGGCCCGAACGCCCCGCCGCTGCGGATCCGCGACATCTCGGAATCCCACGGCATCCCCGAGCGCTACCTCGTCCAGATCCTCCTCCACCTCAAGGGGGCGGGCCTGGTCGTCAGCACCCGGGGAGCGTCGGGCGGCTATCAGCTGGCGCGGCCGCCCGAGGCGATCTCGGTCCGCGAGATCCTCACCGCCGTCGACGGCCCCGACGACGCGGCCCGCGAGACGCCCGCCGCCGACCGTCGCGCCTCGCAGATCCTCAACCGCCTCTGGGACCGCGTCCGCGAGGCCGAGCGGGCCGTCCTCGACCAGACCACCGTGGCGACGCTCGTCGCGCAGGCCACGCCCCACGAATGGACGATCTGAGGTCTCTCTTCTCCTCACCGCC
Protein-coding regions in this window:
- a CDS encoding phosphoadenylyl-sulfate reductase; the encoded protein is MTELISTEEIAEANDLLSGAAPTEILKWGVERYGSRLTMATAFGPEGCILIHMLAEIGANIRLFNLDTGYQFPETLALREQLIARYGLEIELVSAEKSPAEYEREHGGPLYVSNSDQCCYDRKIVPLRRALAGYEAWITAIRADQSAARAQAKTIGWDAKFGLMKVNPLLRWTRRDVWAFIVSNKIPYNPLHDRGYPSVGCFPCTKAVGAGEDERAGRWAGQAKTECGLHSLDSSQL
- a CDS encoding RrF2 family transcriptional regulator; protein product: MKVSAKAEYACLAVLALARQGPNAPPLRIRDISESHGIPERYLVQILLHLKGAGLVVSTRGASGGYQLARPPEAISVREILTAVDGPDDAARETPAADRRASQILNRLWDRVREAERAVLDQTTVATLVAQATPHEWTI